In Candidatus Krumholzibacteriia bacterium, the sequence GTCTGCGGGCACCTTCACTTCCGTTGCGGAAGTGGGGGTGGACGGACTCGGCCTCGACCTGTATCGGGACCGGGATCCCGTTCGCCCGTCGGCCCGGTTGCACCAGAGCTCGGGACGGGATATTCTTCGCGCGTTTCCACCCGCACGGTACGCCCGTGCGGCGCCCGCAGGCTACGGTTTGCGGGCCTTCTCATCGAAGCGCCGGTCGAGCACGTGGATCCGATCGGCCCGGTCGCGCTGGGGACGACTTGGGGAAGTCCCGCCGCGGAAGCGGGGTTTCAGGCGATACCGCGGTCGCTAGCTGTCAACGGCTGGTGACGCGGTGCGCGACGGGCAGTCGGCCGACCAACACTACCATCAATCCCTGCCGAAGCGGCCCGGCATTGAGCGCGCGTTCGCGGGTGGCGATGGGGCGGTCGTCCCACCCCTCGAGATCGTCGGTCCGACCGTTCGGATGGCGACGCATCAGGGCGAGGACCTGTAGCACGCCGTAGACGGCTTGCGCTTCCGGCCAGGGGCATCTCCTCTGCCGCAGTTTCCTCCGCAGGATATTACCCTGCGCGCCCGTGAGCTACGGTCTGCGGTCATTCTGCTTCTCGAAGGTAGGAACGTGGTAAGCCCCCACGAGCGGCTCGACAAGCAGGGGTGGCCAAGGCACATGGACGCCTTCGGCGTTGCTCGATATCACGGATAGAGCCGAACGGAGAGGGTGGTGCTGGTATCGTCTTGCCGCTGCGCCAGAGCGCCCAGGATCGCCACTCTAGGGTGGAGACGCGCGCCGACCCATGCTCGCCCGCCGCCGAATCCACCGCCCGGGCCGATCATCGCGTGACCATACGAACCGCTGAAGCCGTAGACCATGAAATGGTCCGTGCGCCGGTTCACATGGAATTGCACACCCCCATGAAGGCTCGTCAGATCGTCCAGGCCGTTCCAGACGGTCGCCGTCGGTAGAATCGAGACAGCGACTCCGTGCCATCTTCGAGTGAGACCGATCCCCACGCCGACCTCGGCGTGGAGTTCTCGCGCACCGTAGGGCCCTCCGCGGGCGAGTCGAGCGTCGAAAGACCATGACGCCTTGTCCACGAGCCAGTCCTGTGGGACCAACGACCGCTGAGAGAACACAGTGAATTCGGAGAGGGTGGGATCCAGCTCGTCGGCTGCTGTTTCGATTTCGGTGGTGAGCAGCACCATCGAGTTGAAGGGCCGGTGCCCGACCCACGATTCGTGCTCCTCGTGAAGGGCCGGTCGTAGACGAATCCCCAAGCGGTGAGAGCGGTTGTCGTGGAACCGAAGATACGGAGAAACCTCGGTACGTGGGTGCCATGTCGGGAAGCTCGTCGGAGCCCCCGGCGAAAGATGGGGCGCGCTCGGAAGCGTCGGTGTCTCGTTCTCCGCGAGACGGATGCGAAGCCCGCCCAGTCCTGCCGCCACTTCTTCGCCCAGCGGGTGTCTGTGATCGATCTGGCGATAACGGAAGTACCGTGACAAGAACCACAGATGGTCCGGCTGCACGGACTCGATCCATTCGGTGTCGGAGGCGAGTTCGGTCCATTCTCGGTTCGCGACGTGGTTGCGGATCCGGGAGGGGAGCTCTCTGACCTGGAAGCGCAGGATCCTCGTTGCGGCCGACCGGACGTATGCGGACTCTATCCGTTCCTTCTCGGCCAGACGCTGGACAACATCGAGTGGGCTGACGAATGCTCCGCCACTGCGAAGCTCGGTGAGAGACCCTCGGATCAACTCCAGTAGCTGCGAGGCGCAGTTGGAGGTGAAGAAGGAGTATCGATGACGGCTCCCGTCGCTCTCCCGGAAGTGATGCTTCATGGCCGAATACTCGGCTCGATCGAGACGCAACCGAAACAGCCAGAGATCACGATCCTCGATGAGCTCATAATCCAACGTCAGCTCATGGAACTCCGTGACTGCGAATGACCCGCTCAATCCTCCCGAGACACCCTGCAGAAACGAGCGGGCCGAGTTCATGTGCGTCACGTCGGCGCGAAACGTCATGGCTCGCCACAACGCCAAGGGTGTGTCGTCGGTTGGCTGATGAAGAAGGAACAAGTGCCCGAAGGCTGATGCGGGGCTGGCCGCGTAGGGGCCGGCGTACCCGATGTAGAATGCTCCCCCCGAACTGCCGTTGTGCAACTGGCCCACCGCACTCGACGGTGCGATGGGCCATAGGAAGAAGAGCGCGAGCAGTACGAGCAATGCTCAGATCATGGAGACGACATGTTCACCGAAAGCCTGTGGCCGTCCTCGGCTGTTGGTGAGCGCCGTTTCGACATCCCCTCTGCTCGCGGTCTCGTTACCACACTTCCGAAGCAACCTCACGAGGCCGTCGAGATGCGGGCCGCCGACGTCCCGGCCGAGGTCTCGGGCAATCTCGTCGATGTAGACCATCGCGAACTTACGGACGACGAGCTGCTGCTGGTAGTCGAGACTTGACTGTTCCTCGGCCCGCAGCTCGACCTGGTACGTGGCCGGTGCATACGAATATGCGGCACCCGTGGCGAAGTCGGTGATGCTCCCGAGCGTACCGCCGATGATGATGTTGCCCCAGAAGTTGGGGACCAGAGTCTTCGATAAGGCGACGGTCTCGGATCGGTAGCCGTCCTTTTCCACTCTCAATGTCTCTTTGTTCTTCGGGACAGTGCCTGTGAACGGCGTCGTGCCGATCTCCTGACCGTCCATGTAGAGTGTCGCGCCGTCGATGTTCGAGTTGATCGTCATGAGTTGCGTGGTACCGGTCATAACCGTGGCACATCCGGCGGCCAAGCCTGCTATCAGAATGAAGCTGGTCACGACAAGTGCCGACTTTCTCGACAGGTTCTCGAACTTCATCAACGACTCTCCTCGGCAATGGTGGCGGGAGCCGTTGAGGAGACTACAGGTTACCCCCAGAATGTCCAGATCTGGACACTCGGCGGGAATCGCCGCCGGAAGCTCTTTTCCTTCCCGGATCGCACGGACAGCGCGCGGTCACCCCACCCGGCCCGAATGATGCATCCGCATCACAGCCCGGATCCCCCGAATCCCGTACGATCGAACTGATTCCGATCGTCGCCCACGCCGCGTTCCGGACGCGGCGCGCGCGGGAGGCTCGAGCGGTGGCGCGTGTCCTGATCGCCGTCCTGTTCCTGTTCAGCGCTTGTTCCACGGGGCCGAGCGCGTTCGACGTGGCCTGCGATCTCGACACGATCGACGCCTACGAGGCCTTCCTCGATGCGCATCCGCAGGATCCGCACACCGCCGAGGCCCGCGCGCGGATCGCGGAGTTGCGCTTCGTCCAGGCGAAGTCCGACGACACGATCGAGAGCTGGCAGTTCTTCCTCGAGGACCACCCCGACTCGCGGTACGCGGCCGACGCGCGCGCGGCGATCGAACGGCTGCGCACCGAAGCAGCCGATGCGCGTCTGCAGCGGGCGATCGACAGCAGCGACTACGGCCGTCTTCTGGCCATGGCGCGCGTCGACGGGTCGGATTCCGACCAGTCGCTACGCGAGGCGGCGCGGCTCGAACTCGCGCAGTGGACCACGGACACGCTCGACGACGAGCTCCGGATCGCCACGGGACCGGGCGGGGCGGCGAGCCGCGCACCGACGCACGTGCTCGAGTTCCGTGCAAGCGCGCGGGGAGCTCTCGACGCGAGTCTTTCCACGCTGCTCGACGACAACCGCATGGACCGCGAGTTCGAGGTCGGCGGTCTGGGCTCGCTGCGCGGGTTGTCGGGCGCGACGGGACGCGAAGAACGCGCCCGCATGCGCGACGGCACGTCGATCCTCTATCTCCACCCATCGGCCGCGGGCGACGTCTTCGACTTCCGCCAGGGAAGTCTGGAACTGCGCGACCGCGTGCACGGCGAGTGCTCGCGCATGATCGTCACCGGCCAGCGCGCGCGCTTCGACGGATCGACGGACGGCGGCGGTCCGGGACAGGTGCTCGCGTCGATCGAACGCATGGGACGTTGCGATCCGTCCGATCGTGTGTTCTCGCGCTCGCGGGTGCACGAGTCGACCACGGCGCGCTCGGTGGTGCACCTGGGTCTGGTCCTCGTGGTCTCGCTGCCCGACACGAGCGGACCGGCCACGGTCTACGCGGTCGGCCAGCACTGGGAGTCGACCACCGGCCGCACGGTGCGCACGGGCATTTCGAGCCCGGCGGTGCCAGTACGCCTGCACGGAACGGC encodes:
- a CDS encoding DUF4105 domain-containing protein, translated to MLVLLALFFLWPIAPSSAVGQLHNGSSGGAFYIGYAGPYAASPASAFGHLFLLHQPTDDTPLALWRAMTFRADVTHMNSARSFLQGVSGGLSGSFAVTEFHELTLDYELIEDRDLWLFRLRLDRAEYSAMKHHFRESDGSRHRYSFFTSNCASQLLELIRGSLTELRSGGAFVSPLDVVQRLAEKERIESAYVRSAATRILRFQVRELPSRIRNHVANREWTELASDTEWIESVQPDHLWFLSRYFRYRQIDHRHPLGEEVAAGLGGLRIRLAENETPTLPSAPHLSPGAPTSFPTWHPRTEVSPYLRFHDNRSHRLGIRLRPALHEEHESWVGHRPFNSMVLLTTEIETAADELDPTLSEFTVFSQRSLVPQDWLVDKASWSFDARLARGGPYGARELHAEVGVGIGLTRRWHGVAVSILPTATVWNGLDDLTSLHGGVQFHVNRRTDHFMVYGFSGSYGHAMIGPGGGFGGGRAWVGARLHPRVAILGALAQRQDDTSTTLSVRLYP
- a CDS encoding PEGA domain-containing protein, whose translation is MKFENLSRKSALVVTSFILIAGLAAGCATVMTGTTQLMTINSNIDGATLYMDGQEIGTTPFTGTVPKNKETLRVEKDGYRSETVALSKTLVPNFWGNIIIGGTLGSITDFATGAAYSYAPATYQVELRAEEQSSLDYQQQLVVRKFAMVYIDEIARDLGRDVGGPHLDGLVRLLRKCGNETASRGDVETALTNSRGRPQAFGEHVVSMI